Genomic DNA from Misgurnus anguillicaudatus unplaced genomic scaffold, ASM2758022v2 HiC_scaffold_26, whole genome shotgun sequence:
TGTCTGACAGTTATCTTGCGTAAATCTGAGGGTGTTACATGTTTCTGCTATATTGCAATGCAGAACATCCtcttccttttttttttaagcataaatTACTTGGCACGTTCATCGAATAGCATACATTAAGCCTCATGTACGTGTGCCACACTGACGCTTATCTTTATTCTGTGTGGGTTTTGCAACTGTGACTCAGTATCGTTGAGTACGCAGAACGTCTCCAGTTAGGAAACCACTTTGAGGGGGATGTGATGCACGTCAGGCACTCTGATGCATTGTGGGAGTTGTCGTTTGGGCGGCGAGGGCATCTCTCTCGTGGCTGAGGTGTGGGAAGCGTTAGTGTGGGAACTGTAGATTGGCACCATTCAGACTTCCTCATACTCTCTAGATGCCATCTGTGCTTTGAGAAGCCACAGGAAATGATGATTCGTTTGTGATAGACTGGCTTTTAGGATGCTATCTAGGTGGCACGCAACTTTTGCATTGAGCGCATGTTTAACCCGAATCTTTCCCTTTCGCTCCTCAGGCATTGAAAAGAGGGAGACCCGAAACTGCCACAGCATCCGACACTTTGAGAACACGTTTGTCGTAGAGACGATGATTTGTGACCGACTCCACTTTTAATTTCCTCCCCCTGCCCGTCTTCCCCAAATCTACTGAGCAAAACCTAAAAGTGACCCCACACCACCTCCCCACCTGTCCAGCTTTACAGCAGCACTTTATCGTCATGATAAATCTGTACATAATGTTAATAACTCATCTTTGTGTATTcgtcattttgtttgtttgtcaagAGTTTCTTTTTCATCCTGTCGTCTCTTGAAGATTTTCAAGTTGCGTAGTATGACGCACATGCTTGAGTTTATTTTACACTCGGGTTATTCGTTGAGGGTGTGTCCTCGAATATAACTGTGAGGTTGACTCCTTTCTTTTGGTTTTTGTCATCCGTGTTggtgtttttacatgttttaggTGAGAAATCCGAAATTTGAAAATTGTCTTCAATGCCAAATGATGTATACCTCATATTTTAGCAATGTATGACTTATTAAAGTCATGTATGTGATTTCTGAACGTGATCTAAGCAATATAAGTTTTCTTATCTTGGATTTCTAGActtgtttgtttagtgtgtcATATTATGTGTGTTATTCTTTATACATATGAATAAAGTTTGtagaataaaacagaaaatcTAGCCACCAGATGTTTTTGTAAAGGCGATACGTCGATGGTGATCAGAATGGGCTGATGGGTTTCTTTTCAATTAATAAAGCCCACATATTAAGATGAAACTTTGTGTACTGAGGAATTTCGGAAGCAGATTTGTAGAAATCCTTCATTGctgtttttattcttttatgcATTATCTTCCTTTGAATCGAGGTGGATTTATGTCATTGCTTGCACATTTTTCTAATTGTACCGTTTATTTGCATTTGTTCCTCTTCCACACACCGGTGTAGCAAGAACTGGTTTAGTCTGGAGTCATGAGGTGTTTATTGAATGCACTATATGATGATGCTGCTCTAGCTTTTTGTAAATAATGTTTACGTGTAAAACTCATCAATAAACTGCTTAACTCGACTCTTGTTGTATTTGTCATTATTGTCTTGTTGGTTTATAAACAAATGTATACAGTACATAGTATTACGTAAGAGAAATTTCTTTGCATATGCCCTCACAAACCCTTAATACCGCAATACTGCATATTGTCCTTTGTGAAACAACAGCAGGGGCGTGTCCTTCAATACTGTTGACTCAAAACTGAAGTTTCATTTCCGCTTGACACCCTCATGTGTGATTTGCAGTGAAGTTAAGAGTTTTATCAGATAATGTTTTTCACACATTGTGacccattttcttttaaaacagCTCAGGGTCAGGCAAAGTAACCACATGTCATTTATCAGGGATAACATTTTACTggcaaaatttatttttaccagaataatacaataaataaagctATGCGTTCTGCAAAACCTATTTGCAATCTTAAGTAAATGACACGTGGCCTGAGATGCAAAAGTTCAAGTATAAATCTAAAAGACTTACTGAAACACGATTACAAAAAGGGTTGAATTGCTTAATGTGAATTGTAATGCCGGAAGAATAACAAAAGCGAGCAGATTTGATGATGCAAACATTTGCAACGATTACAAGTAGTGAGAGTTCATGTTTCTCAGTACAAGATTTACCTTGATGGGATGGGAGATgataaatattaacacatgTTCAGCTCAACGTCCCTCTTCACAGATCACAGTCAGGACATCAACGATatccaaagttaaaattttaggGTATCCACTTTTTCACGTTAAAAAAATGCctttcttggtatttttgtcttgttttcagtacaaaaatctaaaaattctttagATAGAAATgtagatgtattttcttgataagcaacatttttttatatttaagtgaatttatgttaaaaacaagcaaaatattgCCAGATTCACAGAAGCACAAATTCAATTTAATGTtatgtttttgtctaaaaactagaattgTTTTCTTAgataattttgctcatcaagaaaatgcatcttaatttaagaattttcagatatttgttgtgaaaataagaaaaaaatactaagaaagtattttttgttGCAGTCTACACAGCTTAGCTTTTTGCGCTCAACTTGTTTTTGCCAAGTTGAGCGCaaatattgtgttgacccaaggacaatatttttgtaaataaaacctaaacccaccccaaaccccaaccatAACCCACCCCCAACCCTAACAATAACTAACCCCTAAAGTCAGAGGGACATGTGAAAAACAATGGCCAAGAAGCACCTTatcctggttgtaagcttaaacttgaaacaaaaagttatttctgaaatctgattggttgattaaaatGTTGTCTCAGGGTCAACATACAGAAATGTTGCCCTGAGTACATCAACCACTTTTCAACAAAGAGCTTATTTACAATACAAGAAATGCTCACAAAGTCTTTGGGTTTGGACATGCGGTCTTCGGCCTTTTACTGGCCATTCCAACTCGAGCTCTGGACGAGGCAGATACCAATGTTTTTTGTCGCCGAATTGCACCTAGTTCGATCTTGAAGTTTCTTTAAACTGAAATAGTAGATCAAGGGATCCAGACAGCTGTTTGTGCTGGCCATACACATTGTAACGGTTTGCAAACTGAAGTATTTCTCAGTATCTCCTCCTAGATATTTAACTTTGTTTAGGGCGAAGAGGATGAAAGCTACGTGAAAGGGAATAAAGCACACGGTGTAGATGAACAGGTTGGACAGAAAGAGCTTCACTACCTTGTTTTTGCTCATCTCGGGGTTACTGGATGAAGTTGGCATGCTGTAGCCACAAAGCTGCCGCACGACTGCAATCGTGCAACCCAGAATGATACTAAACGGTATCAAAATCCCAAAAACGGTGACAAAGCAGAGGATGTAAAATCCCTTTTTCCACTCGCTGTCTGTGTATTTCTCGAAACAACGTGTGACGTTACAGGTTTTATCCACATTTTCAGGGTGATTTATAGCTGTCGGCACTGATAATGCAGCGATCATCACCCAAACGGTCGCACAAAGCCCCCACGCTACAGGTGCTGTCCGGAGAGGGCGGGATCTCAGCGGGTACACCACGGCCAACATCCGGTCCACACTGATGAGGGTGATGAACAAAGAGCTGGAGTACAGGTTGACAGCAAAGAGAGTCCCAGAAATCATGCACAGCTTATTTCCCAGAGTCCATCGGCCCGTGGCGAAGTAGATAATCCGAAAGGGCAGGGAAAGGATGAAAAGAAGGTCTGATAATGCCAGGTTGGCCATGTAGATCACAGGAACGGATTTTCTCAAGCCATTTCGACACACCAAAATCCAAAGAGAGATAAAATTTAAAGGCAGGCCGAAGAGAAGTATCACGCTGTAGGTGGAAGTAAAAAGTGGATATCTGAAGTGTGACAAGCTACAGTTTTCTGTACTGTTGTGCTGCATTTTTCAAAGAGACTAATGTAGACATGAGAGAAGTGCAGAGGTGAAATGTGCAGTGGTTCTGTATGGGTGGCGGTGTTTTCACATGTTCCACTTGTTGGTAACAGGAAACAGTGGGAGGTCTTAGCTTTTAGACTGTAAATGCAAAAGTTTACCAAGCAAACTTTGGTTAAGATGCTTTGACATTATATTCCGCTGCAACCAATTGAAATGAGGTCTTACCACCAGACCAGACCGTATAAATGTTGCTGTTCTTTTCAAGACTTACAGTTACACAATTCACcaatgtttttgtgtgtaaCAAGAACAaaatttgcattattttttaaatcaagtattTTTTCACAAATATTGATGGACTATTAAAGATACgtattttaaaagtattttttatcatgcattttacaattttttattgttgcaaagcagctttactgTAAACATTTAAGAGAGACATTATGAAAATATTTAGTAATAACTGCTATTTCATGGTATTGCTGCAATTTTTGTTTCATACAATGTCTTTTCGCAATACTgcagtgtaaaaaaaattatacatgaagttaaaacaacttggttgtggaagtcaattcaacctactattttagaTTTGAACCTCTGATAAgttaacataacttataaaaacaagttgaaattgtttaataacagttaaagtgacattaaaatatatgttgatttgacaaaaatgctgttaTTTTTCCGGTATATTCTAACCCAGATAGCAAGCAACCATTAGAACAATGTTAAAATGGTTGATTTGTCAATGATCATCCATTTGAATCAATATCAGGCTTGAACCCCCCATtattattgaaaaaatatagaaatttcaataaaccaccattatggtgatcagtgtttgctttagttaaGCCCTTTCTCTAaggtaaatatttattttctcagtgtttgtatgtgtttatgtACACTCttgaaacaaatgtgttaaaataacatctaatgtgttgtccttgttatttttggaacgacgcactttgtgttgttttaacaaatcttgtgttgtccctttcatttgaactcaaaatcaacacgaaatgacacataatgtgataaaataacacataatgtgttaaataggataacaagccaatgtgttaaaatgaacacatcctttcttagagtgtaacACATGTGCATGGGAAAAGAAAGATGTTTCAAAGTTAAGTTGATATTGGTTGCTTTTTAAAAAGACATCAATGTGTATTAAATTAAGCTGCTTTACATGATTAAGTTGAGTCTTTTAATGAAGTTTATTGAACTAAattcgggaggagcatggtcacgtgatccaaccaatcagcgcGAAGAGGTGCCTAAAAAAAAGCAGTCCCTCACCTCTATCCCGTGACTgatttttgcagcatccctcctccaccccatcacctcactctcatCTACATTTATTGCACTTAAAGAGGTGGGAGTACTCTGGTTTGGGCTAAAATTCTGAGGTCGGAGCCCTTTCCTCGGCCAGTAcaccaaatatgctttatctcattctCTATCGATTACACGTTAATGCGAACTCGTGAATGACCATTGTTTTGGTTTGTACTGGTGTAAAAAAGACTCTGTTCAGATATCCTTCTTTAATGATAAGGCTGTACTGAGGTCAGTCTGGCATTGACACGGGGTGTGGTTTAAACTGAGACTGCGCGAGAGCAGCAGGAGAAGTGGCTTTATATTGCAATGGCAGACCGCAAAGTTTGCCGTCTCCGTAACTTTTATAGAAACGGAGCGTATTAATCTTGCAGAAATCTATGCAACACGTTTAATCGTCCCATAAAGAGCCAGAGTCTGTGATGATCTACCGAATGACAGCGGATGGGTGTGATTGACCAGTCATTTGTTTGATGTTTCTCCGTGATGGTTATAAGTGTGCGTCATTGACGATCGTAAGTtgaaatgtgtttatatttattgtCATATGTTTCAAATGAGTGATAATCACTGTATATCACAATAACTAAATGTtaagttggttgtcatataatATATAAGCATATTTGTAGATTATCAAAGTAAATGCCATCATTACGTTTCTACCTGTGATGATGTAGCGATTATTTATGCTAAACGGTTAGCACTGAATGCACATTTCTAACATTTGCGAAGATTATCATggtaattgtatttatttgttttattgtagaaccacacacacacacacaaacacatacataacTTCACATAGGTGCACGTGTACATCAACTGGACACGTGTGTCATCCTTCATCGCCACGTGAGAAGACATCAACGAACCAACGACAACGGATCACTACCTCTTATATCAGATAAGACATTCGGACATTTGGGACTGTTAATAACTTTACTTAAGA
This window encodes:
- the LOC141362381 gene encoding lysophosphatidic acid receptor 6-like encodes the protein MQHNSTENCSLSHFRYPLFTSTYSVILLFGLPLNFISLWILVCRNGLRKSVPVIYMANLALSDLLFILSLPFRIIYFATGRWTLGNKLCMISGTLFAVNLYSSSLFITLISVDRMLAVVYPLRSRPLRTAPVAWGLCATVWVMIAALSVPTAINHPENVDKTCNVTRCFEKYTDSEWKKGFYILCFVTVFGILIPFSIILGCTIAVVRQLCGYSMPTSSSNPEMSKNKVVKLFLSNLFIYTVCFIPFHVAFILFALNKVKYLGGDTEKYFSLQTVTMCMASTNSCLDPLIYYFSLKKLQDRTRCNSATKNIGICLVQSSSWNGQ